A stretch of Linepithema humile isolate Giens D197 chromosome 3, Lhum_UNIL_v1.0, whole genome shotgun sequence DNA encodes these proteins:
- the LOC105671547 gene encoding myb-binding protein 1A: MTKISKMNSKSILDTFNNLKNDKDSIRFNAGITLLSDFHQHNTNEDDNELNHALIRLVRSLGSSNTFTRKGFYSTFTVFLTMHPETSIEKLLSIMNTQLHPSSNNPKSENADIFMGRILLCGALIRSKLLAQNSVEIQQKIIEILLSAGRERSYLSFIAVMFLNEFIIQLDIKSMKEIWPVVEKEVAKPLSEQTLDMFYILLVLRDKYPSLVNQKFLKQHLGVKEIITEESMEDIVKILTSLYRTVSYRHPVFKLFCEKLMLTEHVADFWKSIDQRFKKPSTSDEYVATQILRLMLPNITDKTVIPLLLSPNLLQHMLKRFSNCKKSNNDEVLTAFREILHLVVTATSDKDIKTKTQLSILKKLVLYPGDIMIEKKTGTKVIQIIMGNLRLDGIKKLCQLYKDIVENKLIKEREYSKTESWTNAERSYAAQLLTKLIGYRETFADQDWRLAQLTFLFNYGLCEISNVGIELAPQFKDSFYRALDYKLPKLNDVRNLLSALVHDLNSKLESNEMRLRVPLSDAASDAWKRVINLIGKLGKNTKNAEVFHTINLHMSLQLFSDPEMAIMSINELQSCYERLNKKSKGRKQLNNADAEEEPEWVEVVVDLLLSLLSRDNHLLRSLVGSVFPHICPHLTPSAVHQILAVLNIKDDQSTLITKQRDEDSSGIESESDNEDDEEEEEEEEEENDLSSEVLSEESESEPDSDVNEDENKDEDETITDQLRTAVSQALGDAATQTDDEDIDVDQISEEEGKRLDASLAAAFKILRENRQARSKKQGKTSQALTHFRVRVIDLLNIYLENCPSMAVTLDMIVPLFTLLEFCIKDPHQKPLEHRVRACLKKLSTVKKFKDTTGVDNTLLTTILKVLIEKGERSASVCQEINDKLAECCTFLVRCLQQTDLPIESVVEIYAENLTAFFIKRDCVLPPVLFRGVLQLCWEGNWQLAALLVHFAFDSSIRYFRRSQALELLQILYNNNRLLRMDTTKYADVRMLLEKTLCKNTIDTFTELSYLNASDNGQTTSCNGIVQKKVLQKFMVHLLTLLRTVHANHLPQAWNWQTVKTTLTTMHGSSSVLFKDAKNVYNKLAMQIGAPLNVPSVKNSTKSNNSTDVALQSNGKKSDVRVQNGKTSDEEEEEKEEETAHDNVQKKKKKKQKQKEKRLLNIAARELRTKAMSEGLELFKFSSVNKLPVIVNTLPVNDIDKTEDSQNSSNQTTNSKRNCEHVEENCESKRRKKSIDRV; the protein is encoded by the exons ATGACAAAAATTAGCAAAATGAATTCCAAATCCATATTagatacatttaataatttaaaaaacgacaaagattcaataagatttaatGCTGGAATCACATTGTTAAGTGATTTCCATCAACATAATACG AATGAAGATGATAATGAGTTAAATCATGCACTAATCAGACTAGTACGTAGTTTGGGATCCTCAAACACATTTACTAGAAAAGGGTTTTATAGTACTTTTACAGTTTTTCTAACAATGCATCCTGAAACATCAATAGAAAAACTTCTGTCTATAATGAACACTCAGTTACATCCATCAAGCAATAATCCTAAAAGT GAAAATGCTGACATTTTCATGGGGCGTATATTGCTGTGTGGTGCATTGATACGATCCAAATTACTTGCTCAAAATAGTGTTGAAATACAACAAAAAATCATAGAGATTCTTCTGAGCGCTGGTAGAGAACGTAGTTATTTGTCATTTATAGCTGTTATGTTTCTCAACGAGTTTATTATTCAGCTTGATATTAAATCTATGAAAGAAATTTGGCCAGTTGTTGAAAAAGAAGTAGCCAAACCATTGTCTGAACAGACTTTggatatgttttatatactACTTGTTCTTAGAGATAAATATCCATCACTAGTTAATCAAAAGTTTCTGAAGCAACACTTGGGTGTGAAAGAGATTATTACTGAAGAATCTATGGAAgatattgtcaaaatattaacG AGCCTATATAGGACTGTTTCTTATCGCCATCCAGTGTTTAAGCTTTTTTGTGAAAAGCTGATGTTAACCGAACATGTAGCagatttttggaaaagcaTTGATCAGAGATTTAAAAAACCATCAACCAGTGATGAATATGTTGCCACACAAATTTTGCGACTGATGCTTCCTAATATTACGGATAAAACTGTAATTCCATTACTGTTATCTCCAAATCTTCTACAGCACATGTTAAAGAGATTTTccaattgtaaaaagagtaataatgATGAGGTTTTAACAGCATTCAgagaaattttacatttgGTGGTAACTGCTACAAGTGATAAAGACATCAAGACGAAGACACAGCtgagtattttgaaaaaactcGTACTATATCCTGGTGACATAATGATAGAAAAGAAGACAGGTACCAAAGTGATTCAAATTATCATGGGAAATCTAAGATTAGATGGTATCAAGAAATTATGTCAACTGTACAAAGATATTGTGGAAAACAAACTaattaaagaaagagaatatTCGAAGACAGAATCATGGACAAATGCTGAGCGAAGTTACGCAGCACAGTTATtaacaaa ATTAATAGGTTATCGAGAGACATTCGCAGATCAAGATTGGAGACTTGCTCAactaacatttttattcaattatggATTGTGTGAAATATCAAATGTTGGAATAGAACTAGCAC cgCAATTTAAAGATTCTTTTTATCGTGCTCTGGATTATAAATTACCGAAATTGAACGATGTCCGAAATCTATTAAGTGCACTCGTTCATGATTTGAACTCAAAATTGGAATCAAACGAGATGCGATTGAGGGTGCCGTTGAGCGATGCAGCATCCGATGCTTGGAAAAGAGTGATAAATTTGATTGGAAAATTAGGGAAGAATACAAAAAACGCAGAAGTATTTCACACCATAAATTTACACATGAGTCTACAATTATTCTCAGATCCTGAAATGGCAATTATGTCGATTAACGAACTTCAGAGTTGTTATgagagattaaataaaaaatcgaagGGACGAAAACAGCTGAATAATGCAGACGCGGAAGAGGAGCCGGAATGGGTCGAAGTAGTGGTAGATCTTTTGCTATCCCTTTTGTCCAGAGATAATCACTTATTGCGCTCATTAGTCGGCTCTGTATTTCCACATATTTGTCCACATTTGACACCATCCGCTGTCCATCAGATATTGGCT GTACTAAACATAAAGGATGATCAAAGTACACTTATCACAAAGCAACGTGATGAGGACTCCTCGGGCATTGAAAGTGAATCGGACAATGAGGACGAtgaggaagaagaggaagaagaggaggaggaaaatGATTTAAGCAGCGAAGTTTTATCGGAAGAGAGCGAATCCGAGCCTGATAGCGATGTAAATGAGGACGAGAACAAGGATGAGGATGAGACGATAACTGACCAGTTGAGAACGGCAGTATCTCAAGCTCTAGGAGACGCTGCAACTCAAACCGACGACGAGGATATCGACGTGGATCAGATAAGTGAAGAAGAGGGCAAACGGTTGGACGCGTCGTTGGCAGCGGCTTTCAAGATTCTACGAGAGAACCGACAGGCCCGTTCTAAAAAACAAGGAAAGACGAGCCAGGCGTTGACACACTTTCGAGTTCGTGTCATCGATTTGCTGAACATCTATTTAGAAAACTGCCCGTCTATGGCGGTCACTCTTGACATGATCGTGCCACTTTTTACTCTGTTAGAATTCTGCATAAAGGACCCGCATCAGAAACCACTCGAACATAGAGTTCGAGCTTGCTTAAAAAAGTTGTCGACGGTGAAAAAGTTCAAAGATACGACGGGTGTGGATAATACTTTGTTGACGACAATATTGAAG gtCTTAATCGAAAAGGGAGAACGTTCTGCTTCGGTCTGTCAAGAAATAAATGACAAGTTGGCAGAGTGCTGCACCTTCCTCGTACGATGTTTGCAACAAACCGATTTACCCATTGAAAGTGTCGTGGAAATTTATGCCGAGAACTTGACTGCGTTCTTCATAAAAAGGGACTGCGTGCTTCCGCCCGTATTATTTAGGGGTGTATTACAATTGTGCTGGGAAGGCAACTGGCAGTTGGCAGCTTTATTG GTGCACTTTGCTTTTGACAGCAGTATTCGATACTTCCGCAGAAGTCAGGCACTTGAACtgttacaaattttgtataataacaaTCGATTGCTGCGTATGGATACGACAAAGTATGCCGATGTAAGAATGCTATTAGAAAAGACGCTTTGTAAGAATACGATAGACACATTCACGGAGTTGAGTTACTTGAACGCAAGCGATAACGGGCAGACCACTTCATGCAATGGCATTGTGCAGAAAAAAGTGCTACAGAAATTTATGGTTCATCTTTTGACGCTGTTGCGTACTGTTCATGCAAATCACTTGCCGCAAGCGTGGAATTGGCAAACTGTTAAAACGACGTTAACAACAATGCATGGAAGTAGCAGCGTTCTCTTCAAGGATgcgaaaaatgtttataataaattagcaATGCAAATAGGTGCACCGCTTAATGT GCCATCGGTGAAGAACAGCACTAAGTCGAATAATTCAACTGATGTTGCTTTACAAAGTAATGGCAAAAAAAGCGACGTCAGAGTCCAAAATGGAAAAACGAgtgatgaagaagaagaagaaaaagaagaagaaactgCACACgataatgtgcaaaaaaagaaaaaaaagaagcagaaACAAAAGGAAAAACGTTTATTGAATATAGCAGCGCGTGAATTACGTACAAAAGCTATGTCTGAAGGTTTAGAGCTATTTAAATTCAGTAGTGTCAATAAATTGCCAGTAATTGTCAATACTTTGCCAGTAAATGACATAGATAAGACGGAAGATTCTCAAAATTCATCCAATCAGACTACAAATTCAAAAAGAAATTGCGAACATGTAGAAGAAAATTGCGAatctaaaagaagaaaaaaaagtatcgatcgtgtttga